Proteins encoded by one window of Papio anubis isolate 15944 chromosome 7, Panubis1.0, whole genome shotgun sequence:
- the HAUS4 gene encoding HAUS augmin-like complex subunit 4 isoform X2, translating into MASGDFCSPGEGMEILQQVCSKQLPPCNLSKEDLLQNPYFSKLLLNLSQHVDESGLSLTLAKEQAQAWKEVRLHKTTWLRSEILHRVIQELLVDYYVKMQDTNVTSEDKKFHETLEQRLLVTELMRLLGPSQEREIPPLLGMEKADLLELMPLSEDFVWMRARLQQEVEEQLKKKCFTLLCYYDPNSDADSETVKAAKVWKLAEVLVGEQQQCQDAKSQQKEQMLLLEKKSATYSQVLLRCLTLLQRLLQEHRLKTQSELDRINAQYLEVKCSAMILKLRMEELKILSDTYTVEKVEVHRLIRDRLEGAIHLQEQDMEKSRQVLNSYEVLGEEFDRLVKEYTVLKQATENKRWALLEFNKAYR; encoded by the exons ATGGCGTCCGGGGATTTCTGCTCACCTGGAGAAGGGATGGAAATACTTCAACAAG TGTGCAGCAAACAACTTCCTCCTTGTAACCTGAGTAAAGAGGACTTGTTACAGAACCCATACTTCAGCAAGCTTCTCCTGAATCTCTCACAGCATGTAGATGAGAGTGGCTTAAGCCTCACCCTGGCAAAGGAGCAGGCTCAG GCATGGAAGGAAGTTCGACTGCATAAGACAACATGGCTGAGGTCTGAGATTTTACATAGAGTCATTCAAGAGTTGCTTGTGGACTACTATGTGAAGATGCAAGACACAAATGTAACTTCTGAGGACAAAAAG TTTCATGAGACCCTTGAACAGCGGCTACTTGTAACTGAACTGATGCGGCTCTTAGGTCCTAGCCAGGAGAGGGAGATACCTCCACTGCTGGGGATGGAGAAAGCGGACCTTCTGGAACTCATGCCACTCTCAGAG GATTTTGTGTGGATGAGGGCTCGGCTACAGCAAGAAGTAGAGGAGCAgctcaaaaagaaatgtttcactCTGCTCTGCTACTATGATCCCAATTCAG ATGCTGACAGTGAAACCGTGAAGGCAGCAAAGGTGTGGAAACTCGCAGAGGTCCTGGTGGGTGAGCAGCAGCAGTGCCAGGATGCCAAGAGCCAACAGAAGGAACAGATGTTGCTGCTGGAGAAGAAGAGTGCTACTTACTCCCAG GTGCTTCTCCGCTGCCTCACTTTGCTGCAGAGGCTTCTTCAGGAACACCGGCTGAAGACTCAATCCGAGCTAGACCGCATCAATGCCCAGTACCTGGAAGTCAAATGCAGTGCTATGATCCTTAAGCTGAG GATGGAGGAGCTAAAGATTTTGTCCGACACTTACACTGTTGAGAAAGTGGAAGTTCATCGTCTGATTAG GGACCGTTTGGAAGGAGCCATTCACCTACAGGAGCAGGACATGGAGAAGTCAAGACAGGTCCTGAACTCCTATGAGGTCCTTGGGGAAGAGTTTGACAGGCTGGTGAAAGAGTACACCGTACTCAAGCAGGCAACGGAGAACAAGCGGTGGGCTCTCCTGGAGTTCAACAAGGCCTATCGTTGA
- the HAUS4 gene encoding HAUS augmin-like complex subunit 4 isoform X1, giving the protein MASGDFCSPGEGMEILQQVCSKQLPPCNLSKEDLLQNPYFSKLLLNLSQHVDESGLSLTLAKEQAQAWKEVRLHKTTWLRSEILHRVIQELLVDYYVKMQDTNVTSEDKKFHETLEQRLLVTELMRLLGPSQEREIPPLLGMEKADLLELMPLSEDFVWMRARLQQEVEEQLKKKCFTLLCYYDPNSVLCLLCPDADSETVKAAKVWKLAEVLVGEQQQCQDAKSQQKEQMLLLEKKSATYSQVLLRCLTLLQRLLQEHRLKTQSELDRINAQYLEVKCSAMILKLRMEELKILSDTYTVEKVEVHRLIRDRLEGAIHLQEQDMEKSRQVLNSYEVLGEEFDRLVKEYTVLKQATENKRWALLEFNKAYR; this is encoded by the exons ATGGCGTCCGGGGATTTCTGCTCACCTGGAGAAGGGATGGAAATACTTCAACAAG TGTGCAGCAAACAACTTCCTCCTTGTAACCTGAGTAAAGAGGACTTGTTACAGAACCCATACTTCAGCAAGCTTCTCCTGAATCTCTCACAGCATGTAGATGAGAGTGGCTTAAGCCTCACCCTGGCAAAGGAGCAGGCTCAG GCATGGAAGGAAGTTCGACTGCATAAGACAACATGGCTGAGGTCTGAGATTTTACATAGAGTCATTCAAGAGTTGCTTGTGGACTACTATGTGAAGATGCAAGACACAAATGTAACTTCTGAGGACAAAAAG TTTCATGAGACCCTTGAACAGCGGCTACTTGTAACTGAACTGATGCGGCTCTTAGGTCCTAGCCAGGAGAGGGAGATACCTCCACTGCTGGGGATGGAGAAAGCGGACCTTCTGGAACTCATGCCACTCTCAGAG GATTTTGTGTGGATGAGGGCTCGGCTACAGCAAGAAGTAGAGGAGCAgctcaaaaagaaatgtttcactCTGCTCTGCTACTATGATCCCAATTCAG TCCTCTGCCTCCTTTGCCCAGATGCTGACAGTGAAACCGTGAAGGCAGCAAAGGTGTGGAAACTCGCAGAGGTCCTGGTGGGTGAGCAGCAGCAGTGCCAGGATGCCAAGAGCCAACAGAAGGAACAGATGTTGCTGCTGGAGAAGAAGAGTGCTACTTACTCCCAG GTGCTTCTCCGCTGCCTCACTTTGCTGCAGAGGCTTCTTCAGGAACACCGGCTGAAGACTCAATCCGAGCTAGACCGCATCAATGCCCAGTACCTGGAAGTCAAATGCAGTGCTATGATCCTTAAGCTGAG GATGGAGGAGCTAAAGATTTTGTCCGACACTTACACTGTTGAGAAAGTGGAAGTTCATCGTCTGATTAG GGACCGTTTGGAAGGAGCCATTCACCTACAGGAGCAGGACATGGAGAAGTCAAGACAGGTCCTGAACTCCTATGAGGTCCTTGGGGAAGAGTTTGACAGGCTGGTGAAAGAGTACACCGTACTCAAGCAGGCAACGGAGAACAAGCGGTGGGCTCTCCTGGAGTTCAACAAGGCCTATCGTTGA